In a single window of the Micromonospora inositola genome:
- a CDS encoding acyl-CoA mutase large subunit family protein yields MSERRSSESGFPIKGVYTAADLPGELADRLGAPGEYPYTRGVYPTMYTSRPWTMRQYAGFGTATESNARYHQLLRAGTMGLSVAFDLPTQMGYDSDDPIAHGEVGKVGVAIDSIEDMRLLFDGIPLDKVSTSMTINAPGSVLLLLYQLVAEENGVAGGALNGTIQNDILKEYIARGTYIFPPKPSLRLVADTFAYCRKEVPKWNTISISGYHMAEAGATPAQEIAFTLANGVEYVRAALAAGLAVDDFAPRLSFFFVARTTLIEEVAKFRAARRIWARLMRDEFGAKDPKSMMLRFHTQTAGVQLTAQQPEVNLVRVAIQGLGAVLGGTQSLHTNSFDEAIALPTEKAARLALRTQQVLAYETDLTATVDPFAGSYVVEAMTAEIEAAATELMERVADHGSAVDAIEAGFQKREIEQSAYRIAQEIDSGERVVVGLNRFQIDEEEPYEPLRVDPAIEAAQAERLAKLRAERDNGAVERALTELREAAEGSANVLYPMKEALRARATVGEVCGTLRAVWGMYRPSDRF; encoded by the coding sequence ATGAGCGAACGGCGGTCAAGCGAGTCCGGTTTCCCGATCAAGGGCGTCTACACGGCGGCCGACCTCCCCGGGGAGCTGGCGGACCGGCTGGGCGCGCCGGGCGAGTACCCGTACACCCGCGGGGTCTACCCGACCATGTACACCTCCCGTCCGTGGACCATGCGGCAGTACGCCGGCTTCGGCACCGCCACCGAGTCCAACGCGCGCTACCACCAGTTGTTGCGGGCCGGCACCATGGGCCTCTCCGTCGCCTTCGACCTGCCCACCCAGATGGGATACGACTCCGACGACCCGATCGCGCACGGCGAGGTGGGCAAGGTCGGCGTGGCCATCGACTCCATCGAGGACATGCGGCTGCTCTTCGACGGCATCCCGCTGGACAAGGTCTCCACCTCGATGACCATCAACGCGCCCGGCTCGGTGCTGCTCCTGCTCTACCAGCTCGTCGCCGAGGAGAACGGGGTCGCCGGCGGCGCGCTCAACGGCACCATCCAGAACGACATCCTCAAGGAGTACATCGCCCGGGGGACGTACATCTTCCCGCCGAAGCCCTCGTTGCGGCTGGTCGCCGACACCTTCGCGTACTGCCGCAAGGAGGTGCCGAAGTGGAACACCATCTCCATCTCCGGCTACCACATGGCGGAGGCCGGCGCGACGCCCGCGCAGGAGATCGCCTTCACGCTGGCCAACGGGGTCGAGTACGTCCGGGCGGCGCTGGCGGCCGGGCTGGCCGTGGACGACTTCGCGCCTCGGCTGTCGTTCTTCTTCGTCGCCCGGACCACCCTGATCGAGGAGGTCGCCAAGTTCCGCGCGGCCCGACGGATCTGGGCCCGGCTGATGCGCGACGAGTTCGGGGCGAAGGACCCGAAGTCGATGATGCTGCGGTTCCACACCCAGACCGCGGGCGTGCAGCTCACCGCCCAGCAGCCGGAGGTCAACCTGGTCCGGGTGGCGATCCAGGGGCTCGGCGCGGTGCTCGGCGGCACCCAGTCGCTGCACACCAACAGCTTCGACGAGGCGATCGCGCTGCCCACCGAGAAGGCGGCCCGGCTGGCCCTGCGTACCCAGCAGGTGCTGGCGTACGAGACGGACCTGACCGCCACCGTGGACCCGTTCGCCGGGTCGTACGTGGTGGAGGCGATGACCGCCGAGATCGAGGCGGCGGCGACCGAGCTGATGGAGCGTGTGGCCGACCACGGCTCGGCGGTGGACGCGATCGAGGCCGGCTTCCAGAAGCGCGAGATCGAGCAGTCGGCGTACCGGATCGCGCAGGAGATCGACTCCGGCGAGCGGGTGGTGGTCGGGCTCAACCGGTTCCAGATCGACGAGGAGGAGCCGTACGAGCCGCTGCGGGTGGACCCGGCGATCGAGGCGGCCCAGGCGGAGCGGCTGGCGAAGCTCCGCGCCGAGCGGGACAACGGCGCGGTCGAGCGGGCCCTGACCGAGCTGCGCGAGGCCGCCGAGGGCTCCGCGAACGTGCTCTACCCGATGAAGGAGGCGCTGCGGGCCCGCGCCACGGTGGGCGAGGTCTGCGGCACGCTGCGCGCGGTGTGGGGCATGTACCGGCCCAGCGACCGCTTCTGA
- a CDS encoding serine/threonine-protein kinase yields the protein MTQIPTWSGGPVSPPNGRAAPGTTIGGRYSLRSPVGNGGMGTVWRATDTLLRRDVAVKEVVLPPGLAPSDRDAMYERTLREARAAAAIQHPAVVQVYDVVTEGGRPWIVMELLDARSLADMVIEDGPVAPRAVAKIGIALLGALEVAHAIGVLHRDVKPANVLICSDGRCVLTDFGVARMPTDVQLTTPGMVLGSPHFISPERAMGQEFGPPSDLFSLGVTLYTAVEGRPPFDKGDPIETMHSVVEDPPATPQRSGPLTRVLMGLLEKDPARRLDVHTARAMLRELLAGPLTSTATAVNSVTDPYAVVPVQRPSAPPPPAAPEPKPSGQIGGRAMIGPGESLTDRLAALRGGERAEPAGGSGAALDETSADALAGPLHTPTGAMPTPGRGGTAYGTPDATQRISPDATRRLGHAAPEATQRIGTGHPDATQPVYGRALEATQPVYGGGQWSVPGTGQPWTSPADASGGSGSDGALKGAGGKVVGAVKGWPRKMQLAAAGGLAVLLLIGAVVLFSGDGEPNRQIVTSLPSATAPAGPGVEMQEHSAKGVTVQVPKGWERKTGGVFVDYVDPQDSGRKVRILAEAWSGTSASWAQFASRNLRDKSKSCAEPYNQLSMSQQQELAGEPAAEFEYTCGDGATKRHGVWRGAVKDGKVYSFYLTANDAEFAASRPIFDAMANSFQFSGAN from the coding sequence GTGACTCAGATCCCGACGTGGAGCGGCGGACCAGTCAGTCCCCCCAACGGACGTGCGGCACCCGGCACCACCATCGGTGGTCGCTACTCGCTGCGGTCCCCGGTGGGCAACGGCGGCATGGGCACGGTCTGGCGCGCCACAGACACGCTGCTCCGCCGCGACGTGGCGGTCAAGGAGGTCGTCCTCCCGCCCGGGTTGGCCCCGAGCGACCGCGACGCGATGTACGAACGGACCCTGCGCGAGGCCCGCGCCGCCGCCGCGATCCAGCACCCCGCCGTGGTGCAGGTGTACGACGTGGTCACCGAGGGTGGCCGGCCGTGGATCGTGATGGAGCTGCTGGACGCCCGCAGCCTCGCCGACATGGTCATCGAGGACGGGCCGGTGGCGCCCCGCGCGGTCGCCAAGATCGGCATCGCCCTGCTCGGCGCCCTGGAGGTGGCGCACGCGATCGGCGTGCTGCACCGGGACGTCAAGCCGGCCAACGTGCTGATCTGCTCCGACGGTCGCTGCGTGCTGACCGACTTCGGGGTGGCCCGGATGCCCACCGACGTGCAGCTCACCACCCCCGGCATGGTGCTCGGCTCACCGCACTTCATCTCGCCGGAACGGGCGATGGGCCAGGAGTTCGGACCGCCGAGCGACCTCTTCTCGTTGGGCGTCACGCTCTACACCGCGGTGGAGGGGCGTCCGCCGTTCGACAAGGGCGACCCGATCGAGACCATGCACTCCGTGGTCGAGGACCCGCCGGCCACGCCGCAGCGCAGCGGCCCGCTGACCCGGGTGCTGATGGGGCTGCTGGAGAAGGACCCGGCCCGCCGGCTGGACGTGCACACCGCGCGGGCGATGCTCCGCGAGCTGCTCGCCGGCCCGCTGACCAGCACCGCGACCGCGGTCAACTCGGTCACCGACCCGTACGCCGTGGTGCCGGTGCAGCGGCCGTCCGCGCCGCCGCCCCCGGCCGCGCCGGAGCCGAAGCCGAGCGGCCAGATCGGCGGCCGGGCCATGATCGGGCCGGGCGAGTCGCTGACCGACCGGCTCGCCGCCCTGCGCGGGGGCGAGCGCGCCGAGCCGGCCGGCGGGAGCGGCGCCGCGCTCGACGAGACCAGCGCGGACGCCCTGGCCGGTCCGCTGCACACGCCGACCGGGGCGATGCCCACCCCGGGGCGCGGCGGCACCGCATACGGCACCCCGGACGCGACCCAGCGGATCTCCCCCGACGCCACCCGGCGCCTCGGCCACGCGGCGCCGGAGGCCACCCAGCGGATCGGCACCGGCCACCCGGACGCCACCCAGCCGGTGTACGGCCGCGCCCTCGAGGCCACCCAGCCCGTGTACGGCGGCGGCCAGTGGTCGGTGCCGGGCACCGGGCAGCCGTGGACCTCGCCGGCCGACGCGTCCGGCGGTTCCGGCTCGGATGGCGCGCTGAAGGGCGCCGGCGGCAAGGTGGTCGGCGCCGTGAAGGGCTGGCCGCGCAAGATGCAGCTCGCCGCGGCCGGCGGGCTGGCGGTGCTGCTGCTGATCGGCGCGGTCGTGCTGTTCAGCGGCGACGGCGAGCCGAACCGGCAGATCGTCACGTCACTGCCGAGCGCCACCGCGCCGGCCGGGCCGGGCGTGGAGATGCAGGAGCACTCGGCCAAGGGCGTCACCGTCCAGGTGCCGAAGGGTTGGGAGCGGAAGACCGGCGGGGTCTTCGTCGACTACGTCGACCCACAGGACAGCGGGCGCAAGGTGCGGATCCTCGCCGAGGCGTGGAGCGGCACCTCGGCCAGCTGGGCGCAATTCGCCTCGCGGAACCTCCGGGACAAGAGCAAGTCCTGCGCCGAGCCCTACAACCAGCTCTCGATGTCCCAGCAGCAGGAGCTCGCCGGCGAGCCGGCGGCCGAGTTCGAGTACACCTGCGGCGACGGCGCGACCAAGCGGCACGGCGTGTGGCGCGGAGCGGTGAAGGACGGCAAGGTCTACTCGTTCTACCTGACCGCCAACGATGCCGAGTTCGCCGCGAGCCGGCCGATCTTCGACGCGATGGCGAACTCGTTCCAGTTCAGCGGAGCCAACTGA
- a CDS encoding phospho-sugar mutase yields MAAETTDFDELREQARRWLDDDPDPTSRDELRMVLDGLPASAPELADRFAGPLTFGTAGLRGPLRAGPNGMNLAVVTQAAAGLVGWLAAQGGTGPLVIGYDARYGSRAFAERTAQVATGAGRPALLLPRPLPTPVLAYAVRALGAVAGVMVTASHNPPQDNGYKVYLGAQLGGELGAGAQIVPPADAGIEAAIRAVGPLAQVPLGPAGEVLGDDLVASYVERAAAVIDPDGPRDLKVAYTPLHGVGGAVLTAAFARAGFPVPGVVPDQAEPDPAFPTVGFPNPEEPGAVDRLVALADSTGADLAIANDPDADRCAVAIRDDSAGWRMLRGDEVGALLADHLMRRGVTGLYATTIVSSSLLRAMCVARGLPYDETLTGFKWIVRAGGGAEPLVFGYEEALGYCVAPEHVRDKDGITAALTVAELAAGLKAQGRTLTDRLDELAAEFGVHHTDQLSVRVEDLRVIAEMMTRIRAATPTSLLGHPVTEATDLLPEADVVILHTDAARVVIRPSGTEPKLKAYLEVVEPVADADVPGARQRAAAAISALRSEIATALGV; encoded by the coding sequence ATGGCGGCGGAAACCACTGACTTTGACGAACTTCGCGAGCAGGCCCGGCGGTGGCTCGACGACGACCCCGACCCGACCAGCCGGGATGAGCTGCGGATGGTCCTCGACGGGCTGCCGGCCAGCGCGCCGGAGCTCGCCGACCGGTTCGCCGGGCCGCTGACCTTCGGCACCGCCGGGCTGCGCGGCCCGCTGCGCGCCGGCCCGAACGGGATGAACCTCGCGGTGGTCACCCAGGCCGCCGCGGGGTTGGTCGGCTGGCTCGCCGCCCAGGGCGGGACCGGTCCGCTGGTGATCGGGTACGACGCCCGGTACGGTTCCCGGGCCTTCGCCGAGCGCACCGCGCAGGTGGCCACCGGGGCGGGGCGTCCCGCGCTGCTGCTGCCCCGGCCGCTGCCCACGCCGGTGCTCGCGTACGCGGTGCGGGCCCTCGGCGCGGTGGCCGGGGTGATGGTCACCGCCAGCCACAACCCGCCGCAGGACAACGGCTACAAGGTCTACCTGGGCGCGCAGCTCGGCGGGGAACTCGGCGCGGGCGCGCAGATCGTGCCGCCGGCCGACGCCGGCATCGAGGCGGCGATCCGGGCGGTCGGTCCGCTGGCGCAGGTGCCGCTCGGCCCGGCCGGCGAGGTGCTCGGCGACGACCTCGTCGCGTCGTACGTGGAGCGGGCCGCCGCGGTGATCGACCCGGACGGCCCCCGGGACCTGAAGGTGGCGTACACGCCGCTGCACGGGGTGGGCGGGGCGGTGCTGACCGCCGCCTTCGCCCGGGCCGGCTTCCCGGTGCCGGGGGTGGTGCCCGACCAGGCCGAGCCGGACCCGGCCTTCCCGACGGTGGGCTTCCCCAACCCGGAGGAGCCGGGCGCGGTGGACCGGCTGGTCGCGCTGGCCGACTCGACGGGTGCCGACCTCGCGATCGCCAACGACCCGGACGCCGACCGCTGTGCGGTGGCCATCCGCGACGATTCCGCCGGCTGGCGGATGCTGCGCGGGGACGAGGTGGGCGCGCTGCTCGCCGACCACCTGATGCGCCGGGGCGTGACCGGCCTGTACGCCACCACCATCGTGTCGTCGTCCCTGCTCCGGGCGATGTGCGTGGCCCGGGGCCTGCCGTACGACGAGACGCTGACCGGGTTCAAGTGGATCGTCCGGGCCGGTGGCGGGGCGGAGCCGCTGGTCTTCGGGTACGAGGAGGCGCTCGGCTACTGCGTGGCGCCGGAGCACGTCCGCGACAAGGACGGGATCACCGCCGCGCTGACCGTCGCCGAGCTGGCCGCCGGCCTGAAGGCGCAGGGCCGCACGCTCACCGACCGGCTCGACGAGCTGGCCGCCGAGTTCGGGGTGCACCACACCGACCAGCTCTCGGTGCGGGTGGAGGACCTGCGGGTGATCGCCGAGATGATGACCCGAATCCGGGCGGCCACCCCGACGAGCCTGCTCGGGCACCCGGTCACCGAGGCGACGGACCTGCTGCCCGAGGCCGACGTGGTGATCCTGCACACCGACGCGGCCCGGGTGGTGATCCGCCCCTCGGGCACCGAGCCGAAGCTGAAGGCGTACCTGGAGGTGGTGGAGCCGGTCGCGGACGCCGACGTGCCCGGGGCCCGGCAGCGTGCGGCCGCCGCGATCTCGGCGCTCCGCAGCGAGATTGCCACCGCCCTCGGCGTCTGA
- a CDS encoding GOLPH3/VPS74 family protein, translating into MTGVALAEELLLLAYDDETGKATMPRISLDLGMAAAVLIELALAGRIAYAEGSLAVTDPAPTGVPVADEVLARIAADTPHTPSSWVQRLRHGLRDRILGDLCGQGVVRDVDETELGFIHVHRYPVADASVEVDIRRRLAEALTNGQLPDERTAALATLVAVLRMEPALGLTGDEARDARRRLEEIAGSAGFSGNVSLDDSVVRPSVGLVVAALGKAVDAALGKRA; encoded by the coding sequence ATGACTGGTGTTGCGCTCGCCGAAGAGTTGCTGCTCCTCGCCTATGACGACGAAACCGGCAAGGCGACCATGCCGCGGATCAGCCTCGACCTCGGGATGGCCGCCGCGGTGCTGATCGAGCTGGCCCTGGCCGGCCGGATCGCGTACGCCGAGGGTTCCCTGGCGGTGACCGACCCGGCGCCCACCGGCGTGCCGGTCGCCGACGAGGTCCTCGCCCGGATCGCCGCCGACACCCCGCACACGCCGTCCTCCTGGGTGCAGCGGCTGCGGCACGGCCTGCGCGACCGGATCCTCGGCGACCTGTGCGGCCAGGGCGTGGTCCGGGACGTCGACGAGACCGAGCTGGGCTTCATCCACGTGCACCGCTACCCGGTGGCGGACGCCTCGGTGGAGGTGGACATCCGCCGCCGGCTGGCCGAGGCGCTGACCAACGGGCAGCTGCCGGACGAGCGGACCGCCGCACTCGCCACCCTGGTGGCCGTGCTGCGGATGGAGCCGGCGCTGGGGTTGACCGGCGACGAGGCCCGGGACGCCCGCCGCCGGCTGGAGGAGATCGCCGGCAGCGCCGGCTTCTCCGGCAACGTGAGCCTGGACGACTCCGTGGTCCGCCCCTCGGTCGGCCTGGTCGTCGCCGCCCTGGGCAAAGCCGTCGACGCCGCCCTGGGCAAGCGCGCCTGA
- the upp gene encoding uracil phosphoribosyltransferase — translation MDVHVIDHPLAQSRLTAMRDARTDSSTFRAALHELTTMLVYEAARSFPVEKYPIQTPVTNAEGTRLANPPLLVPVLRAGLGMADAALGLLPESSMGFVGLARDERTYEPRAYMESLPRDLTGLPVLVLDPMLATGGSLEHGCRLLADRGCTDITVLCVLAAPAGIERLKKSGLPLRLVTASIDEGLNDRMFIVPGLGDAGDRQFGGMPRF, via the coding sequence GTGGACGTACACGTCATTGACCACCCGCTCGCCCAGTCGCGGCTGACCGCCATGCGGGACGCCCGGACCGACTCGTCGACATTCCGGGCCGCGCTGCACGAACTCACCACCATGCTGGTGTACGAGGCCGCGCGCTCCTTCCCGGTCGAGAAGTACCCGATCCAGACCCCGGTCACCAACGCCGAGGGCACCCGGCTGGCCAACCCGCCGCTGCTGGTGCCGGTGCTGCGGGCCGGCCTCGGCATGGCCGACGCCGCGCTCGGCCTGCTGCCGGAGTCCTCGATGGGCTTCGTCGGGCTGGCCCGTGACGAGCGGACGTACGAGCCGCGCGCGTACATGGAGTCACTGCCCCGCGACCTGACCGGCCTGCCGGTGCTGGTGCTCGACCCGATGCTGGCCACCGGCGGCTCGCTGGAGCACGGCTGCCGGCTGCTCGCCGACCGCGGCTGCACCGACATCACGGTGCTCTGCGTGCTGGCCGCCCCGGCCGGCATCGAACGGCTGAAGAAGTCGGGCCTGCCGCTGCGCCTGGTCACCGCCTCGATCGACGAGGGCCTCAACGACCGGATGTTCATCGTCCCCGGCCTCGGTGACGCGGGCGACCGCCAGTTCGGCGGCATGCCCCGCTTCTGA
- the deoC gene encoding deoxyribose-phosphate aldolase has product MTATATSARSDLSELGRSETALRTFLHGLPGVDQVGAEQRAAQLGTRSIKTTAKAQAIDLAIRMVDLTTLEGADTPGKVRALAAKAVRPDPADPSCPHVGAVCVYPSMVPYVAEVLRGSGVHLASVATAFPSGQAPLEIKLADVRAAVEAGADEIDMVINRGTFLAGRYKEVYDEIVATKEACGAAHLKVILETSELATYDNVRRASWLAMLAGGDFIKTSTGKVPIAATMPVTLVMLEAVRDFRAATGRQVGVKPAGGIRTTKDAIKYLVMVNETVGADWLDPDWFRFGASSLLNDLLMQRTKLTTGVYSGPDYFTLD; this is encoded by the coding sequence ATGACGGCGACAGCGACGTCGGCCCGGTCGGACCTCTCCGAGCTGGGACGATCCGAGACCGCTCTGCGGACCTTCCTGCACGGCCTGCCCGGCGTGGACCAGGTGGGCGCGGAGCAGCGGGCGGCACAGCTCGGCACCCGCTCCATCAAGACCACCGCCAAGGCCCAGGCCATCGACCTGGCGATCCGAATGGTCGACCTGACCACCCTCGAAGGAGCGGACACCCCCGGCAAGGTGCGGGCGCTCGCCGCCAAGGCGGTTCGCCCCGACCCGGCGGACCCGTCCTGCCCGCACGTCGGCGCGGTCTGCGTCTACCCCTCGATGGTCCCGTACGTGGCCGAGGTGCTGCGCGGCAGCGGCGTGCACCTGGCCAGCGTGGCGACCGCCTTCCCGTCCGGCCAGGCGCCGCTGGAGATCAAGCTGGCGGACGTCCGGGCAGCCGTCGAGGCCGGCGCCGACGAGATCGACATGGTGATCAACCGGGGCACGTTCCTGGCCGGACGCTACAAGGAGGTCTACGACGAGATCGTGGCCACCAAGGAGGCCTGCGGGGCCGCCCATCTCAAGGTGATCCTGGAGACCAGCGAGCTGGCCACCTACGACAACGTGCGCCGGGCCTCCTGGCTGGCCATGCTGGCCGGCGGCGACTTCATCAAGACCTCCACCGGCAAGGTCCCGATCGCCGCGACGATGCCGGTGACCCTGGTGATGCTGGAGGCGGTCCGCGACTTCCGCGCCGCCACCGGACGGCAGGTCGGCGTGAAGCCGGCCGGCGGCATCCGGACCACCAAGGACGCGATCAAGTACCTGGTCATGGTCAACGAGACCGTCGGCGCGGACTGGCTGGACCCGGACTGGTTCCGGTTCGGCGCGTCCAGCCTGCTGAACGACCTGCTCATGCAGCGCACCAAACTGACGACCGGCGTCTACTCCGGTCCCGACTACTTCACCCTGGACTGA
- a CDS encoding aldehyde dehydrogenase family protein, with the protein MFEYAPAPESRSVVDLKASYGLFINGEFVDPTDGGSFKSINPASEEVLAEVAEAGSQDVDRAVRAAREAYDKVWGPMPGRDRAKYLFRIARIIQERSRELAVLESLDNGKPIKESRDVDVPLVAAHFFYYAGWADKLEHAGFGPNARPLGVAAQVIPWNFPLLMLAWKIAPALAAGNTVVLKPAETTPLTALLFAEICQQADLPAGVVNIVTGAGDTGRALVEHPGVDKVAFTGSTEVGRAIARSVAGTRKKLTLELGGKAANVVFDDAPIDQAVEGIVNGIFFNQGHVCCAGSRLLVQESVADRVLESLKRRMAQLRVGDPLDKNTDIGAINSAAQLARIRELSDAGSAEGAERWSPPCELPDRGFWFAPTIFTGVTQAHRIAREEIFGPVLSVLTFRTPAEAVEKANNTPYGLSAGIWTDKGSRILWMADRLRAGVVWANTFNKFDPTSPFGGYKESGYGREGGRHGLEGYLNV; encoded by the coding sequence ATGTTCGAATACGCGCCCGCCCCCGAGTCCCGCTCGGTGGTGGATCTGAAAGCCTCCTACGGGCTGTTCATCAACGGGGAATTCGTCGACCCCACCGACGGCGGCAGCTTCAAGTCGATCAACCCGGCCTCCGAGGAGGTCCTCGCGGAGGTCGCCGAGGCCGGCAGCCAGGACGTGGACCGCGCGGTCCGTGCCGCCCGGGAGGCGTACGACAAGGTCTGGGGTCCGATGCCGGGCCGCGACCGGGCCAAGTACCTGTTCCGGATCGCTCGGATCATCCAGGAGCGCTCCCGCGAGCTGGCCGTGCTGGAGTCGCTGGACAACGGCAAGCCGATCAAGGAGTCCCGCGACGTCGACGTGCCGCTGGTCGCCGCGCACTTCTTCTACTACGCCGGCTGGGCCGACAAGCTGGAGCACGCGGGCTTCGGGCCGAACGCGCGGCCGCTCGGCGTCGCGGCGCAGGTCATCCCGTGGAACTTTCCGCTGCTGATGCTGGCCTGGAAGATCGCCCCGGCCCTCGCCGCCGGCAACACGGTGGTGCTGAAGCCGGCCGAGACCACCCCGCTGACCGCGCTGCTGTTCGCCGAGATCTGCCAGCAGGCCGACCTGCCGGCCGGCGTGGTCAACATCGTCACCGGCGCCGGCGACACCGGCCGTGCCCTGGTCGAGCACCCGGGCGTGGACAAGGTCGCCTTCACCGGCTCCACCGAGGTCGGCCGCGCGATCGCCCGGTCGGTCGCCGGCACCCGCAAGAAGCTCACCCTGGAGCTCGGCGGCAAGGCCGCCAACGTCGTCTTCGACGACGCCCCGATCGACCAGGCCGTCGAGGGGATCGTCAACGGCATCTTCTTCAACCAGGGGCACGTCTGCTGCGCCGGCTCCCGGCTGCTGGTCCAGGAGTCGGTCGCCGACCGGGTGCTGGAGTCGCTGAAGCGGCGGATGGCCCAGCTGCGGGTCGGCGACCCGCTGGACAAGAACACCGACATCGGCGCGATCAACTCGGCCGCCCAGCTGGCGCGGATCCGCGAGCTCTCCGACGCCGGCTCCGCCGAGGGCGCCGAGCGCTGGTCGCCGCCGTGCGAGCTGCCCGACCGGGGCTTCTGGTTCGCGCCGACGATCTTCACCGGGGTCACCCAGGCGCACCGGATCGCCCGGGAGGAGATCTTCGGCCCGGTGCTGTCGGTGCTCACCTTCCGCACCCCGGCCGAGGCCGTGGAGAAGGCGAACAACACGCCGTACGGGCTGTCGGCCGGGATCTGGACCGACAAGGGCTCCCGGATCCTCTGGATGGCCGACCGGCTCCGCGCCGGCGTGGTCTGGGCCAACACGTTCAACAAGTTCGACCCCACCTCGCCGTTCGGCGGGTACAAGGAGTCGGGCTACGGTCGCGAGGGCGGCCGGCACGGGCTGGAGGGCTACCTCAATGTCTGA
- a CDS encoding aldehyde dehydrogenase family protein translates to MSERVAVRKTYKLFIGGKFPRSESGRSYIVQDSNVALSSRKDARDAVVAARAAVKGWAGATAYNRGQILYRVAEMLEGRREQFVALGSSADEVDAAIDRWVWYAGWSDKLAQVYGGANPVAGPYFNLSAPEPTGVVAVVAPEAPALLGLVSVIAPAIVTGNTVVVAASPAQPLAAVTLAEVLATSDLPGGVVNILTGRLSETVPTLAAHMDVNAIDLTGVADAELAAELEVKAAENLKRVLRPAPVDHDWFADPGLARMTTLLETKTVWHPKGV, encoded by the coding sequence ATGTCTGAGCGGGTCGCGGTACGCAAGACGTACAAGCTCTTCATCGGCGGGAAGTTCCCACGCAGCGAGTCGGGACGGTCGTACATCGTGCAGGACTCCAACGTCGCCCTCTCCTCCCGCAAGGACGCCCGGGACGCGGTCGTCGCCGCCCGCGCCGCCGTGAAGGGCTGGGCCGGGGCGACCGCGTACAACCGGGGTCAGATCCTCTACCGGGTCGCCGAGATGCTGGAGGGCCGGCGCGAGCAGTTCGTCGCGCTCGGCTCGTCGGCGGACGAGGTCGACGCGGCCATCGACCGCTGGGTCTGGTACGCCGGCTGGTCGGACAAGCTGGCCCAGGTGTACGGCGGCGCGAACCCGGTCGCCGGGCCGTACTTCAACCTGTCGGCGCCCGAGCCGACCGGCGTGGTGGCCGTGGTCGCCCCCGAGGCGCCGGCCCTGCTCGGCCTGGTCAGCGTGATCGCCCCGGCGATCGTGACCGGCAACACGGTGGTGGTGGCGGCCTCGCCGGCGCAGCCGCTCGCGGCGGTGACCCTCGCCGAGGTGCTGGCCACCTCCGACCTGCCTGGCGGCGTGGTCAACATCCTCACCGGTCGCCTGTCGGAGACCGTGCCGACGCTGGCCGCGCACATGGACGTCAACGCGATCGACCTGACCGGGGTGGCCGACGCTGAGCTGGCGGCCGAGCTGGAGGTCAAGGCGGCGGAGAACCTGAAGCGGGTGCTCCGGCCGGCGCCGGTCGACCACGACTGGTTCGCGGACCCGGGCCTGGCCCGGATGACCACGCTGCTGGAGACGAAGACGGTCTGGCATCCCAAGGGGGTGTGA
- a CDS encoding BlaI/MecI/CopY family transcriptional regulator codes for MTRLGDLERAVMDVLWDLVPATSGGVTVREVADALDGRELAYTTVMTVLDRLAGKGMVQREREGRAWRYRAAASREAHIAQLMLDALDLGGSRDAALVRFARSVTGTEAEVLRAALGAEAGLARPADRQAGLTDRVDDPWADRPRRVDEATDR; via the coding sequence GTGACTCGGTTGGGCGATCTTGAGCGTGCGGTGATGGACGTGTTGTGGGACTTGGTGCCCGCCACGTCCGGTGGGGTGACCGTGCGGGAGGTCGCGGACGCGCTGGACGGGCGTGAGCTGGCCTACACGACGGTGATGACCGTGCTGGACCGGCTCGCCGGCAAGGGCATGGTGCAGCGCGAGCGGGAGGGGCGGGCCTGGCGCTACCGGGCCGCCGCCAGCCGCGAGGCGCACATCGCCCAGCTCATGCTCGACGCGCTCGACCTCGGTGGCAGCCGGGATGCCGCGCTGGTGCGCTTCGCCCGCTCGGTCACCGGCACCGAGGCCGAGGTGCTCCGGGCCGCCCTGGGCGCCGAGGCGGGGCTGGCCCGGCCCGCCGACCGCCAGGCCGGGCTGACCGACCGGGTCGACGACCCCTGGGCCGACCGGCCGCGGCGCGTCGACGAGGCGACGGACCGGTAG